One segment of Leptospira fletcheri DNA contains the following:
- a CDS encoding SpoIIE family protein phosphatase gives MKAHSEKAGNFWKRISALLEADPDRKKLEKEYKADLNRQVMTLQYPGAILGIFVWLGFAFGTDQKLHPEFSELVYFRIGLSGISFVSLLLFVIGSIFNLPIRKRGLEFAYIFSAYFLLSCSFFTGRIADDPNYVSGLQIAVLIIVFLPIPRSVSFLLYGLSASLFVAAVLAYSPPLSTPQASYSLQNLSIAYLVAIVFSVIVERYRFVTFASNFKIVEKNREISDKMAQIQELKERQDGDYFLTSLLLSPLLKKEISPDSSVKVEFLLDQYKKFTFRGKEYELGGDYIGAYEILLRGKKYTAFINGDAMGKSVQGAGGALVLGSVFNSIISRSRVSPEIQARSPERWLKESFLDLQNVFETFDGFMLVSAILGLVDQSTGTLYFVNAEHPWPVLLRDGKASFLGTDLNIRKLGVSEILNSKIEVKTFRLQPFDLVFCGSDGKDDLVLEEDFSGKRNINEDETQFLRSVEESDGELSKIKKSLLGLGKLSDDLSLLSLTYHPSENPYSENSTAISEAENEFRNGNSGNAIRILEEALLPHARAKNGFSPKIAKALSFMYDRIGKVEEAANWAEKALDWDPGDSEFFFRTSVLWKKVYATTKNEKSLEKASENGERFRIRNPKHAKNLINLADIYRLLGNKSRSVKLLTEAETISPEDPKLQNLKQILNRR, from the coding sequence TTGAAAGCCCATTCTGAGAAAGCGGGGAATTTTTGGAAAAGGATCTCCGCTCTCTTGGAGGCGGACCCCGATCGAAAAAAGTTAGAGAAGGAATACAAGGCCGATCTGAACCGGCAAGTCATGACCCTCCAGTATCCGGGCGCCATCCTCGGTATTTTCGTTTGGTTGGGGTTCGCTTTCGGTACGGACCAAAAACTACATCCGGAATTTTCCGAACTGGTGTATTTCCGGATCGGACTTTCCGGAATCAGTTTTGTTTCTCTGCTCCTGTTCGTTATAGGATCCATCTTCAATCTTCCCATCCGAAAAAGGGGATTGGAATTTGCATATATCTTCTCAGCTTACTTTCTGCTTTCCTGCTCATTCTTTACCGGTCGGATCGCGGACGATCCGAATTACGTTTCGGGTCTGCAGATCGCCGTATTGATCATAGTATTCCTACCGATTCCTAGATCGGTTTCCTTTTTGCTCTACGGATTGTCGGCGTCGCTTTTCGTCGCGGCTGTCTTGGCATATTCTCCTCCGCTAAGCACTCCCCAGGCCTCTTATTCTTTGCAGAACCTGAGCATCGCATACTTGGTCGCGATCGTGTTTTCGGTGATCGTGGAACGCTACCGGTTCGTGACCTTTGCAAGCAATTTCAAGATTGTGGAAAAGAACCGGGAAATCTCCGACAAGATGGCTCAGATCCAAGAGCTGAAGGAAAGACAGGACGGAGATTATTTTCTCACCTCCTTACTCCTGAGCCCATTGCTTAAAAAAGAGATCTCCCCCGACTCAAGCGTCAAAGTGGAGTTCCTACTAGACCAGTATAAGAAATTCACGTTTCGCGGAAAAGAATACGAACTAGGAGGGGACTATATCGGAGCCTACGAAATCCTTCTCCGAGGAAAAAAATACACCGCTTTCATCAACGGTGATGCGATGGGAAAATCGGTTCAAGGAGCGGGTGGTGCGCTGGTTTTAGGTTCCGTATTCAACTCGATCATCAGCAGGTCTCGGGTTTCTCCGGAAATACAGGCAAGATCTCCCGAAAGATGGCTGAAAGAAAGCTTCTTAGACCTACAGAACGTCTTCGAAACTTTCGACGGCTTTATGTTGGTTTCTGCGATTTTAGGTTTAGTGGACCAATCCACAGGAACTCTATATTTCGTGAACGCTGAACATCCTTGGCCTGTTTTGTTAAGAGACGGGAAAGCGTCGTTTTTAGGAACGGATCTCAATATCCGGAAGTTAGGAGTTTCCGAAATTTTAAACTCCAAGATCGAAGTAAAAACCTTCCGGCTTCAACCTTTCGACCTAGTGTTCTGCGGGTCGGACGGAAAAGACGATCTCGTCTTAGAGGAGGATTTTTCCGGAAAACGCAATATCAACGAGGATGAAACTCAATTCCTCCGAAGTGTGGAAGAAAGCGACGGAGAATTGAGCAAAATCAAAAAGTCCCTACTGGGACTGGGAAAGCTCTCCGACGATTTAAGTCTTTTGTCTTTGACCTACCATCCTTCCGAAAATCCGTATTCGGAGAACTCGACCGCGATTTCGGAGGCGGAAAACGAATTTAGAAACGGAAACTCCGGCAATGCGATCCGTATTTTAGAGGAGGCGCTTCTCCCGCATGCTCGGGCAAAGAACGGATTTTCCCCTAAGATCGCCAAGGCTCTTTCTTTCATGTACGATCGGATCGGTAAGGTGGAAGAAGCTGCGAATTGGGCGGAAAAGGCTCTGGATTGGGATCCTGGAGATTCCGAATTCTTTTTTCGGACTTCCGTACTTTGGAAGAAAGTATATGCGACCACCAAGAATGAAAAATCCCTGGAGAAGGCCTCCGAAAACGGGGAGAGATTCCGCATCCGAAACCCGAAACACGCCAAGAATCTGATCAATTTAGCGGATATCTACAGACTCTTAGGAAACAAATCCCGCTCGGTAAAACTTTTGACCGAAGCAGAAACGATCTCGCCTGAGGATCCGAAACTCCAAAATCTAAAACAAATCCTGAACCGGAGATAA
- a CDS encoding glycerol-3-phosphate dehydrogenase/oxidase produces the protein MPSSRKSKISTPKTTISSQIYDTLIIGGGITGATLLWDATLRGAKALLVEKNDFASGTSQATSKLIHGGLRYLKNAEFGLVRESLRERRLLAKITPHAVKTLGFLMPVYSFGEKAVLEAGLRMYDLLSYDRNREISSDRWIPRFRFLNKEEAVLEAPSLSREGLKGAFLYYDYQNLNPERHTCEFIFSAQRNGGEARNYTELVALTRQKEEIYQAILLDKRTGKKIPVFAKTVVNAAGPWADFVESLAGVGMDKILVRSKGIHIVTRAIQGSKALVLKKRDKTHMFVLPWRGKTIIGTTDTFYQESPDQFRVTRRDIRELLDEINHAYGNTELKESDVEFFYGGMRPLVEDPGETSDTYNASRKTEIIDHKENGFPGFYTALGGKYTTSRALAEKIADKLCDYLPGSFLPCETNFVPLISGEFSDFSSLLRGLANKFPKFGGEILETLAERYGSQSYEILPHAKPDEPFAVLNNGEKLYSAEIRTIAAGEEIYSATDFFFRRSGAGVPGLPSPENVSFILDHLGKSLGWNQARKNSEKTKVIARYKFD, from the coding sequence ATGCCTTCCTCACGAAAGTCGAAAATTTCCACACCTAAAACGACAATCTCCTCCCAGATCTATGACACTTTGATTATCGGAGGAGGAATCACCGGGGCAACCTTGCTTTGGGACGCTACCTTAAGAGGGGCCAAGGCTCTTCTCGTGGAAAAGAACGATTTTGCTTCCGGGACCAGCCAAGCGACCTCCAAGTTGATTCATGGAGGACTTCGTTATCTGAAAAATGCGGAGTTCGGATTGGTACGGGAGTCCCTTCGGGAAAGACGTCTTCTCGCAAAGATCACACCTCATGCTGTCAAAACCCTCGGCTTCTTGATGCCCGTTTATTCCTTCGGGGAAAAGGCAGTGCTGGAAGCGGGACTTCGCATGTACGATCTACTTTCCTACGACCGGAATCGGGAGATTTCCTCCGACCGATGGATTCCCCGATTCCGTTTTCTGAACAAAGAGGAAGCGGTTTTAGAAGCGCCCTCTCTTTCTAGAGAAGGATTGAAAGGCGCATTTCTTTACTACGACTATCAAAATTTAAATCCGGAACGTCATACATGCGAATTTATCTTTTCCGCACAGAGAAACGGAGGAGAAGCCCGCAATTACACGGAACTCGTCGCGCTTACGAGACAGAAAGAAGAGATCTACCAAGCCATCCTCTTGGATAAGAGAACGGGAAAGAAAATACCGGTCTTTGCCAAGACTGTGGTAAACGCAGCGGGACCTTGGGCGGATTTTGTGGAGTCTTTGGCGGGTGTCGGGATGGATAAGATACTGGTACGCTCCAAAGGAATCCATATCGTTACGAGGGCCATTCAAGGTTCCAAGGCCTTGGTTTTAAAGAAGAGGGACAAGACTCATATGTTCGTCCTTCCCTGGAGAGGAAAAACCATCATCGGGACCACAGACACCTTCTATCAGGAATCTCCGGATCAATTCCGGGTGACTCGAAGGGATATCCGGGAGTTGTTGGATGAGATCAACCACGCGTACGGAAATACGGAACTGAAGGAAAGCGACGTGGAGTTCTTTTATGGAGGAATGCGTCCTTTGGTGGAAGATCCGGGCGAGACCTCAGATACGTATAACGCATCTCGAAAAACCGAAATCATCGATCATAAGGAGAACGGCTTTCCGGGATTTTATACGGCTCTCGGCGGCAAATATACCACGAGTCGAGCTTTAGCGGAGAAGATCGCAGATAAACTTTGCGATTACCTGCCCGGATCCTTTTTACCTTGTGAAACGAATTTTGTTCCGCTAATTTCCGGAGAGTTCTCTGATTTTTCCTCTCTATTACGAGGTTTGGCGAACAAGTTCCCCAAATTCGGAGGGGAAATCCTAGAAACTTTAGCGGAAAGATACGGAAGCCAATCTTACGAGATTCTGCCGCACGCGAAACCGGATGAGCCGTTTGCCGTTTTGAATAACGGGGAAAAATTATATTCCGCGGAAATACGGACGATTGCCGCCGGAGAAGAGATTTACTCCGCCACGGATTTCTTTTTTAGAAGGTCCGGTGCGGGAGTTCCCGGACTTCCTTCGCCGGAAAACGTATCCTTCATTCTGGACCATTTAGGCAAATCCTTGGGTTGGAATCAGGCGAGAAAGAACTCCGAAAAAACGAAAGTGATCGCAAGATACAAGTTCGATTAA